Genomic DNA from Deltaproteobacteria bacterium:
GACTTCGATGCGCGCGGCCGCTACCGGCCGGGTGAACTTGATGGCGTTGGCAATCAGGTTGTCGAACAGCTGGCGCAGCAAGGTGGCGTCACCGGTTACCGTCGGCAGCTCGTTGGTCACAAACTCGATCGGCCGTTCGCCGGCGGCGGCGCGCAGTTCGTCGATGGCGCCATGGGCTAGGGCGCCGAGATCGACTGGCCGGATCTTCAATTCGGCCCGCCCTACTCGCGACAACACCAACAGCCCTTGGATCAACTCCGTCATCCGCGCACTGCCGCTGCTGACGCGCGCGAGGTAGTGTTGTGCCTCGGCCGGCAGCTGGGCGCCGTAGTCCTCGCTCAAGATGCGGATGAAGCCCTCGATGTGGCGCAGCGGTGCGCGCAGGTCGTGCGACACCGAGTAGCAGAACGCCTCGATCTCCTGGTTGACGGCTTCCAGCTCGGCGGTGCGCTGGCGCACGCGTTCTTCCAGCTCTTCGTTGAGCTGGCGCACCTCGGCCTCGGCGCGCTTACGCTCGGTGACGTCGCGGATGACAGAGAGGATCACGCGCTGTCCGGCAATGTCGGCGCCGACCGCACTGACCTCGACCGGGAAAGCGGATCCGTCGCGGCGCCGGTGCACGGTTTCAAACACCGCGGGGCCTTCAGCGGCCTGGCGCAGCTGGTTGGGCAGGGTCGCGCGCGCGGCCTCTGCTCTGAGGTCGGAGACGTTCAGCTGGAGTAGTTGGGCGCGCTCGTGGCCGTACGCCAGCTCGGCGGCGCGGTTGACTTCCAGAACGCGCCCCGCGGGACTCAAGAACAGCACGACGTCGGTGGCGTATTCGCTCAGCAAGCGGTAGGGCTCGCGTGCTGCCAGCACGGCCCGTTCTCGCGCCAGCTCGGCGCTGAGCACATGCGCGCGTTGCCGCCGTGACCAAGCCAGCACGAACCCGGCAAACGCCAGCACTACCAGTGTCCCTGCAATCACAAGCTGTCTGATCTCGTCACGGAATCCGGCGACGGCCTCGTCGCGGTCGATCTTCGCCACCAGGCCCCAGCCCAGCGCCTTGATCCTGCGGGTGGCCGCCAGCACCGGCACCGCACGATAGTCAATGAATTCGCCGAAGCGTTCCTCACCGGCCAGCGCATGGCGCGCCGCCAGCCGCTCGGTTTCACTGGGCACCTGTACCATCAGCCCGTTGCGGCCGCGCACCGGCCACAAGAAGACGATGTTCTCGGCTTCGCGGTCGACCAGGATTGTCTGCCCCGTTCGTGTCGACTCCTGGCCGGCCACCAGCAGCGCCAGCAACGATCTTTCGAGATCCATCACCAACGTAACCGCCCCCAGCGCGGGCGCCTGTTCGTCGCCGCCCGCGAACACCGGGCGGACGAATACCAGCCACCAGCGCTCGGCGGAGCGCACG
This window encodes:
- a CDS encoding PAS domain S-box protein — translated: MNLSQANLPAPAAPSSGGGSAACGWLPGWSIVAAVLTVVLLAGAGVWRLAASEWVETTAYWEQHLSSAANAQVKLIEAWLGERRGDAEVIAGFPSVVELLRPAAEPSEGAQRDLAMHVAEVLGHPLRAYGYSAVAVWDRTGRAVAQVERAQAPALDLADTVAATLNGGSFRVHRVRSAERWWLVFVRPVFAGGDEQAPALGAVTLVMDLERSLLALLVAGQESTRTGQTILVDREAENIVFLWPVRGRNGLMVQVPSETERLAARHALAGEERFGEFIDYRAVPVLAATRRIKALGWGLVAKIDRDEAVAGFRDEIRQLVIAGTLVVLAFAGFVLAWSRRQRAHVLSAELARERAVLAAREPYRLLSEYATDVVLFLSPAGRVLEVNRAAELAYGHERAQLLQLNVSDLRAEAARATLPNQLRQAAEGPAVFETVHRRRDGSAFPVEVSAVGADIAGQRVILSVIRDVTERKRAEAEVRQLNEELEERVRQRTAELEAVNQEIEAFCYSVSHDLRAPLRHIEGFIRILSEDYGAQLPAEAQHYLARVSSGSARMTELIQGLLVLSRVGRAELKIRPVDLGALAHGAIDELRAAAGERPIEFVTNELPTVTGDATLLRQLFDNLIANAIKFTRPVAAARIEVGTATHNDKAVFYVRDNGVGFDGRYADKLFRVFQRLHRQDEFEGSGIGLSIVKRIVEKHGGRIWAESTPEQGATFYFTLGKATS